The Poseidonibacter lekithochrous region GAATATAAATGCACGAAGTGAAAGTATTTATGAAAAGAAAACATTTAGAGATTCTTTCAAATATAGAAGATGTATTATTCCTATAAATGGTTTTTATGAGTGGAGAGTAGAAGAGAAAGAAAAAACTCCTTTTTTAGTAAGTGATATGAATAAAGATTATATGGCACTAGCAGGTATTTGGGATGAATATTTTGATAGTGAACTTAATATGAATATTGTAACAGTTGCTTTAATTACTTGTGATGCAAATGAAAAGCTAGGAGAAATACATCATCGAATGCCAGTTGTATTAGATAAAAAAGATTTTAATACTTGGCTTCATTGTGATGATATAAAAAAAGTAAATGAGCTATTTGCTATATATCCAAATGAAAAACTAAAACTATATGAAGTTAGAAATGAAGTGAATAAAGTAGCATTTGATGAAGCTTCATGTCTTGATGAGGTAATTGCTGAAAAAGAGGAAGAGAATGAGCCAAAAGAGATAGGACAATTATCTCTTTTTTAATCATTTTTTATAATTTAAAAACCAAAGCTTCCAAAGATTAGTATATATGATTTTATAGCTAGTTAATTTAAGTGTATGTTTTGGTTTTAACCGTTTGAAATAGCTTTTTAATACTTGTGTTTCTTGAGACTTATTTAGCTTGAATTCTATACAAATATTTGCTATATCAAAGAACCTATCGTTGATACAGCTAAATTCCCAATCTATAAACTTTACTTTACTATTGTGAAACAAAATATTTTGTTGGTTCAAATCATGGTGAGATAGAACTGCTTCAAATTTGTATTTCTTTAGCTTTTTTAGCTCACTTAGAGCTTCTTTTATAAGCTTTTTTGCTTCTTTATCTTTTAGTTTTTTCCCATAGTTTTCAAAATCTTTTTTTAAGTCATATTTAGGCTGATTTATTTTAATACTATGTAATTTTTTTAGACTTTTTACAAGGGCTTTTATATCTTGTTTTTTTAGTTTTTCTTTATGTGAACCTTTTATAAAATCACAAATCATAAGCTCTTTTTTTTCATCTAATAAATAGGGTTTTGAAGCAATACCTTTTTTGAAAGCTTTCTTTTGTATTTTGAACTCTTTTTTTCTACTGTGTTCATCTTGATGATAATGTTTAAATACTCTTATTAAATAATCATTTCTTGAACTTTTTAATTTATATATAGTGTTACATAAACCTTGAGTTTTTAATAGTTTTAGATTTAACAACTCTTCATTTGAAAATAGTTCGTATCTTTTAAGCTTTTGAAGTTTCATACTCTACTTTCCATCTTCTGTATGCAACAAAGGCTAAAATTGTATAAATTACAAATAAGATAGCTGTCAGATTTAGACCTTTTTGAATATAGATATAAATAGAAATAAAATCAATAACTATCCAATATATCCAGTTCTCCAGTATTTTTTGAGCTAACATATATGTAGAGAATACTGCAAATATAGTAGTAAAAGAGTCAATATATGCAAAATCTGCACTAGTATAGTTACTCATTATAAATCCGAATACAAGTGAAATTACCGAAAGCAGGGCAATGATTTTGATGTTTTTGATTAAACCATAAGTACTTACTTCAAGTTCATTATTTTGTAATCTTCCTCCGTATTTCCATGCATACCAACCATAAATAGCCATTATTAGATAGTAGACATTTAATGCACTATCCATTAGAAGTGAAACATCAAAGAAAATGATTGAATAAATTAGTGTAGAGAAAAATGCAGCTGGCCAACACCATATATTTTGTTTTATTGCAAGTATTAAATATGCAATAGCTAAAGCCATAGCTATTGCTTCCCAGTTTGATACGTAGTTTAATGATTCAATTATATTATTTAAAAAACTTTCGATTATAAATCCTTTTTATTTGTGGAAATATATCAAAATAAAAGTAAAACTATCTACTTTCCTAAAAGTTTTTTTATTTCTGGTTCTATTTCTACAGGTTTTGTACTAGATCCATATCTCTCAATTACTTTACCCTTTGAATCAATTAAAAATTTTGTAAAGTTCCATTTGATACCAGTAGTGCCGAATATTCCTGATGCTTCTTTTTTTAGATAAGTATATAAAGGAATTTCATTCTCTCCGTTTACATCTACTTTTGCAAACATATCAAAATCAACACCATAAGTTAATCTACAAAACTCTTGTATCTCTTTATTTGATCCTGGTTCTTGACTTCCAAACTGATTTGAAGGAAAACCTAATATCATAAACTCTTCATCTTTATAGTCTTGAAATAGTTTTTCTAATCCTTCATATTGAGATGTAAAGCCACATTTACTTGCAACATTTACAATAAGAAGTACTTTTCCTTCATATTTTGATAGAGAAATTTCTTGTCCCTCTATATTTTTAACTTTGTAATCATAAACACTCATTGATTCTTCCTTTGCAAACATTGTACTAATGCTTAGAATAAATATTAATAAAATTTTGTAAAACATGACATATCCTTATTAATTATATACCAATCTTATCAAAATAAAATATCTTTTCGTAGAAGTATTATGTTCTTTTATAGATTGTTGAACGATTTCTACCTTGTTGTTTTGAAACATATAATGCCTCATCTGCTTTAGCTACTAAATCATCTAAGTCTTTATCGTCTTTTTCTATTTCTGATATACCAATACTAACTGTTGTATTAATATGATAATCTCTTTTTATATATGGTGTATCAAATATACTTTCTCTGATTTTTTCAGCTAATACAAAAGCCCCTGAAGCATCTACATTATGTAATAATATTACAAACTCTTCTCCCCCAGTTCTTGCTAAAATATCTGCTTTTCTAATTTGTTTATTCATAGTTGAAGAAACTAGTTTTAATATTTCGTCTCCAATTTGATGCCCATAAGTATCATTTACTCTTTTGAAGAAATCAATATCAATACAAACTAAACTAATTTTATATCTTTCTCTTTTTGCAACATTAAAAGATTGAGAACCGACTTTGAAGAAGTATCGTCTATTTGGAATATTTGTAAGAAAATCTTGCATAGAGATTTGCGTTAATTGCTCATTGGCTTTAGAGAGTTCTTTTGTTCTATCTTTTACTTTTTTCTCTAGGGTTTTATTTAATCTAAGAATATTTTTTTCTCTATTGTATATTGATTGAACAGCAAATGTAAAAATTGAAATAAAAGCAATTGATGTAAGAAAAGTAATCATATATAATAAATCAGTTTTTGAAGTAATTAATTGTACATTTTCATTATAAGTATCAATAGGAATACTTACTCTTAATCCACCAATAATATCACCTTCTTTATAACCTTGACTTTGATGACAAGATAAACATGATTTTTTTACTAGTAAAGTTCCTAGATAATGATATTTATCTTCTTCAATACTTGAATAGTTTGTTTGATTAGGATTATTCTCAAGAAATTTCAATGCTCTTTTTTCAAACTTATCTGGCATATTATTAGGATTAATTGGTTGTAAGCTCGTAATTCTAAAATAATACTTCTCTTTTTTATTAGATAATTCAGAAATTTGTCTTGTCATCCACGCTGGATTTATTTTTATTAGTAGCTCATTGTCTTTAGTATAAATATGATTATCTTTTAAATATGGGTTAGGTTTCATTCCATCATGTGCTTTTATATAAACTCCACCATGATTAGAAGCCCATTGTCTAGTATTTACAATGTTATTGAATAAAGATGTAGCTTTTTCGTATAAGACTTTTTTTGATATTTCAATATAATTTATTTTAGAATAATTAATATAATTTACAATAAATAAAGTAAAAACAAAAATTACGGTAATAATAGAAAAGATAATAAAATTTTTATTTCGCATAGCCCTAAATACCTCGCTTCTATTATTATACAATAAAAAATAATGTTTTAATGCTTTATTTATAACAATAAATAGACAATTTTTACGTAATCATCTTGTAATTAAATAATAATAGTATTTTGTTAATAAAAAGGAGATAATAATGGAAATTTTATATGTTATGTTAACTAGTGTTATTGTTGTTGGATTTACTTCTTTATTAGCTGTGTATTATATGAGTAAGAATAAAAAATATATTTGATTGTTTTTGAAAATGGTCGGAGTGAAAGGACTCGAACCTTCGACCCCCTGGTCCCAAACCAGGTGCGCTACCAGGCTGCGCTACACTCCGTCCGTTGTAAGTAGGGCGGAATTATAGTTTCTTTTTAAACTTTTGTCAAGGGCATTTTTGAAAATATTAATTTTTTTTGATAATTTCTATATCGTTTACTGTTTCAATTAATGATTTTAGTGTGCCATCTTGCATTTGTAAAGTACCCTTACTTTTGATTCTACCTTTTGAATTGTATGTAAAGTTATAGTTCTTATCAAAGTCAACTTCAATAAATTTATCTTTTTTAACTTCAATTCTTTCAGGTTTAACATCATTTTTAGCAGCTTTCTTTAAAATATAGATTATTGCATAATTGTCTTTTTTATATTTTGTATCATCATTTTTCTCACCATTAAAATCATCATTAAAGAATACAAATTTATCTTTTCCTAATAAAAAACGAGCAATTTTATTTGTAACTCTAGCTTCTAGGTAGTTGTTTTCTAATGAATCAAAATTATCAATCTCTCCAAGTGTTATTCCCTTGAAGCTAATTGTATAGTTTGCAAATGCAAAATTTGCCATTATAAGTAGTGATAGTAGTAGTTTCATAAAATATGTCCTTTGTAATAAAGATAATATTATAGCTAAAATGTATATCTATTGTGAATAAATAGATTATTTAAAAGGATTCGTCTTTTCAATTAATATATCTTCATTATCTACAAATCTATCACATTTTTTACCATTTAGTTTTCTACAAATATTTTGCCATCTTCTTGTATGTCCTGAGTTTACTTTTGAGAAGTCTTTTAATTCAAACATTATTGCATGTGCATATTCATGTGGTAAAACATGAGTAATCATATATTGACTATTTTCTTGAAATCTTTTTTTATTAAGATATATTTTTATTTGACCTTTTCTATCATAGATTGTCATACCAAATCTTTTTGCAGACATTTGATCTGAAATAATAAGAGGGAAGTCTCTTTTTATTTGTAGTTTAGTATATGCAAGATATTTAAGTTCTTGTTGTTTTGTTTTTATTTGTTGTTGAATATTTTTATTTAGTGGGTTTTTAATAAAGCTGTAGTCTTGGTACCAAAGATAAACTAAAAGTGCAAGAGCACTAATAGTTGTTATAAAAAAGAATTTTTGTAAGTTTTTAAAAAAC contains the following coding sequences:
- a CDS encoding SOS response-associated peptidase gives rise to the protein MPGRLAIYDDTSFKEDAKELIRNDMVINLHARYNIPPTIPIPALLNNGNYLYTHFGYLPSWASSKNSMNINARSESIYEKKTFRDSFKYRRCIIPINGFYEWRVEEKEKTPFLVSDMNKDYMALAGIWDEYFDSELNMNIVTVALITCDANEKLGEIHHRMPVVLDKKDFNTWLHCDDIKKVNELFAIYPNEKLKLYEVRNEVNKVAFDEASCLDEVIAEKEEENEPKEIGQLSLF
- a CDS encoding choline/ethanolamine kinase family protein; amino-acid sequence: MKLQKLKRYELFSNEELLNLKLLKTQGLCNTIYKLKSSRNDYLIRVFKHYHQDEHSRKKEFKIQKKAFKKGIASKPYLLDEKKELMICDFIKGSHKEKLKKQDIKALVKSLKKLHSIKINQPKYDLKKDFENYGKKLKDKEAKKLIKEALSELKKLKKYKFEAVLSHHDLNQQNILFHNSKVKFIDWEFSCINDRFFDIANICIEFKLNKSQETQVLKSYFKRLKPKHTLKLTSYKIIYTNLWKLWFLNYKK
- the pnuC gene encoding nicotinamide riboside transporter PnuC, whose amino-acid sequence is MIESFLNNIIESLNYVSNWEAIAMALAIAYLILAIKQNIWCWPAAFFSTLIYSIIFFDVSLLMDSALNVYYLIMAIYGWYAWKYGGRLQNNELEVSTYGLIKNIKIIALLSVISLVFGFIMSNYTSADFAYIDSFTTIFAVFSTYMLAQKILENWIYWIVIDFISIYIYIQKGLNLTAILFVIYTILAFVAYRRWKVEYETSKA
- a CDS encoding glutathione peroxidase, which codes for MSVYDYKVKNIEGQEISLSKYEGKVLLIVNVASKCGFTSQYEGLEKLFQDYKDEEFMILGFPSNQFGSQEPGSNKEIQEFCRLTYGVDFDMFAKVDVNGENEIPLYTYLKKEASGIFGTTGIKWNFTKFLIDSKGKVIERYGSSTKPVEIEPEIKKLLGK
- a CDS encoding diguanylate cyclase, whose translation is MRNKNFIIFSIITVIFVFTLFIVNYINYSKINYIEISKKVLYEKATSLFNNIVNTRQWASNHGGVYIKAHDGMKPNPYLKDNHIYTKDNELLIKINPAWMTRQISELSNKKEKYYFRITSLQPINPNNMPDKFEKRALKFLENNPNQTNYSSIEEDKYHYLGTLLVKKSCLSCHQSQGYKEGDIIGGLRVSIPIDTYNENVQLITSKTDLLYMITFLTSIAFISIFTFAVQSIYNREKNILRLNKTLEKKVKDRTKELSKANEQLTQISMQDFLTNIPNRRYFFKVGSQSFNVAKRERYKISLVCIDIDFFKRVNDTYGHQIGDEILKLVSSTMNKQIRKADILARTGGEEFVILLHNVDASGAFVLAEKIRESIFDTPYIKRDYHINTTVSIGISEIEKDDKDLDDLVAKADEALYVSKQQGRNRSTIYKRT
- a CDS encoding SprT-like domain-containing protein → MFFKNLQKFFFITTISALALLVYLWYQDYSFIKNPLNKNIQQQIKTKQQELKYLAYTKLQIKRDFPLIISDQMSAKRFGMTIYDRKGQIKIYLNKKRFQENSQYMITHVLPHEYAHAIMFELKDFSKVNSGHTRRWQNICRKLNGKKCDRFVDNEDILIEKTNPFK